From Sporosarcina sp. Te-1, the proteins below share one genomic window:
- a CDS encoding putative holin-like toxin, with product MRLTVFEALMLVFTFATLIIAMLSFHNNK from the coding sequence GTGCGTTTGACAGTATTCGAAGCGCTAATGCTCGTCTTTACATTTGCGACGCTAATCATTGCAATGCTGTCGTTTCACAACAACAAATAA
- a CDS encoding helix-turn-helix domain-containing protein encodes MLDANRIGSYISKLRKERDWTQVELADRLHVSHQAISKWERGDSLPDISMLPHIADVFETSVDDLMSAGDLNRYGSNMGRMVRGLSENRREDVAGMINAAEVDMNGLIEVAPLLKATEIADVAERVEPRMFDMDILMKLAPFVETDLLDKLIVQVGAQSYDWKRVSSLAPFVSRQVLDQIVDQASFDRLDGDQITRLAPFLSKERMDQLVDQVLEGKLEWKVMLRLAPFVSKDMLRRLVEEMDAGMLSDRQLMSLAPFLDRESLKKIVNEKGLDQMDPDTLARLAPFIDKSTLSEWISRLMVR; translated from the coding sequence ATGTTAGATGCAAACCGGATCGGGAGCTATATTTCAAAATTGAGAAAAGAGCGGGATTGGACACAAGTGGAGTTGGCGGATCGGCTTCATGTGAGCCATCAGGCGATTTCAAAATGGGAGCGGGGGGATTCATTGCCCGATATTTCAATGTTGCCTCACATAGCAGATGTGTTTGAAACATCCGTAGACGATTTGATGAGTGCAGGGGATTTGAACCGGTATGGAAGCAATATGGGACGCATGGTGAGGGGATTATCGGAAAACCGGAGGGAAGATGTGGCCGGTATGATCAATGCGGCGGAAGTAGATATGAACGGTCTGATTGAGGTAGCGCCGTTATTGAAGGCAACTGAAATTGCCGATGTGGCGGAGCGTGTCGAACCCCGAATGTTTGATATGGATATACTTATGAAGCTTGCCCCTTTTGTGGAAACAGACCTTTTGGATAAGCTAATCGTGCAGGTAGGAGCGCAGTCGTATGACTGGAAACGGGTCTCCTCGCTTGCCCCATTTGTCAGTCGTCAAGTTTTAGATCAAATCGTCGATCAGGCCTCTTTTGACCGTCTGGATGGAGACCAGATTACTCGTCTCGCCCCATTTTTGTCAAAAGAACGGATGGATCAGCTTGTGGATCAGGTGCTGGAAGGAAAATTGGAATGGAAGGTCATGCTCCGCTTGGCTCCGTTTGTCAGCAAAGACATGCTCCGTCGGTTGGTTGAAGAGATGGATGCTGGCATGTTAAGTGATCGTCAACTCATGTCGTTGGCTCCGTTTTTAGATCGAGAAAGTTTGAAAAAGATTGTGAATGAAAAAGGGCTGGATCAAATGGATCCTGACACACTCGCCCGTCTTGCCCCGTTTATTGATAAAAGTACGTTAAGCGAATGGATTTCAAGATTGATGGTCCGTTGA
- a CDS encoding tyrosine-protein phosphatase codes for MNQFEKLANFRDIGGYRTTDGSRMKTGVLFRSGALSKLTENDIKKFEQLNIKLICDLRTEGEYQSKPAKIQANDTLHIVNVPLQQYETQDGDRRKILGFLFGKQGEEQFDRFIRDYYRRIIFERTSYVNDILRLLASPENLPAVIHCSAGKDRTGIISAIIQLLVGVPYEKVEENYLLTNQFYAKRLEKLSRLMGWLSLFRVTPERVKYIMEAKPEYLHHIYSEITREYGSVEDYLHKACQIDTTIVEGLKEQLLE; via the coding sequence TTGAACCAATTTGAGAAGTTAGCGAACTTTAGAGACATTGGAGGATATCGAACGACAGATGGCTCTAGAATGAAAACGGGCGTGTTATTTCGCTCTGGTGCTCTATCAAAGTTAACAGAGAATGATATAAAAAAATTTGAACAATTGAACATTAAGCTTATTTGTGACTTGCGTACGGAGGGTGAATATCAATCCAAACCGGCCAAAATACAGGCAAACGATACACTACATATAGTTAATGTTCCTTTACAACAGTATGAAACCCAGGATGGGGACAGAAGGAAGATTCTAGGTTTTCTGTTTGGTAAGCAGGGAGAAGAACAATTTGACCGCTTTATTAGAGATTATTATCGAAGGATTATTTTTGAACGGACATCCTATGTAAATGATATTCTACGTCTGCTAGCATCGCCAGAAAATCTGCCTGCCGTCATCCATTGTTCGGCAGGTAAAGATCGAACGGGCATTATCTCGGCGATTATACAGTTGTTGGTTGGCGTACCGTATGAAAAGGTGGAAGAAAATTATCTGCTTACGAATCAGTTCTATGCCAAGCGGCTTGAAAAACTAAGTCGGTTGATGGGATGGTTGAGTCTTTTTCGAGTTACGCCCGAGAGAGTGAAATACATTATGGAAGCGAAACCAGAGTATTTACATCATATCTATTCGGAAATAACGAGGGAATATGGGTCGGTGGAGGACTATCTACATAAAGCCTGTCAAATTGATACAACTATTGTAGAAGGACTAAAAGAGCAATTGCTCGAATGA
- a CDS encoding RNA polymerase sigma-70 factor has translation MENYYVQYRRLLFTLAYQLTGSAVDAEDVVQDVFMKLHDMELDRIVEPKAYLCKMATNRSLDILKSARRKREQYVGQWLPEPIRTSDDELIGSVIQNELLSYAILVLLEKLTAAERAAFVLHHALSFKYSEIAKIIGKSEVNCRKLVSRAREKIGTSTEDLIEEVIERKWIERFLSALEQGDMNKILSVLAEDVTLISDGGGKAFAAIRPIQSSDHVARFLLGIKRKTALGNDMVEVAEINGQIGVVYRTGNKVDTVALMQVHKNVIQNLYFIRNPDKLKNI, from the coding sequence ATCGAAAATTATTATGTTCAATATAGAAGACTCCTCTTCACGTTAGCGTACCAGTTAACCGGCTCTGCTGTCGATGCGGAGGATGTAGTTCAGGATGTTTTTATGAAATTACATGATATGGAATTAGATCGTATTGTTGAACCGAAGGCTTATCTGTGTAAGATGGCAACGAACCGGTCTCTGGATATATTAAAATCCGCTCGTAGAAAGCGGGAGCAGTACGTTGGTCAATGGCTGCCAGAACCAATTCGTACTTCCGATGATGAATTGATTGGATCTGTTATTCAAAACGAACTGTTATCGTATGCAATACTCGTTTTACTAGAAAAGCTGACAGCTGCGGAGCGGGCTGCATTCGTACTTCATCACGCTCTTTCCTTTAAGTATTCCGAAATTGCAAAGATCATTGGAAAAAGTGAAGTGAATTGCCGCAAGCTGGTCAGTCGTGCTAGAGAAAAGATAGGAACAAGTACCGAAGACTTGATAGAAGAAGTTATAGAAAGAAAATGGATTGAGCGGTTTTTGTCTGCCCTCGAACAAGGCGACATGAATAAAATTCTTTCCGTTTTAGCGGAAGATGTCACATTAATTTCTGACGGAGGAGGAAAGGCGTTTGCAGCAATCCGTCCAATTCAATCGAGTGATCATGTCGCCCGGTTCCTTTTAGGTATTAAGCGAAAAACAGCGCTAGGTAATGATATGGTAGAGGTTGCAGAAATAAATGGCCAAATTGGAGTTGTTTATCGGACGGGTAATAAAGTCGACACTGTGGCATTAATGCAAGTTCACAAGAATGTAATTCAAAACTTATATTTCATTAGAAATCCGGATAAATTAAAAAATATTTAA
- a CDS encoding NAD(P)/FAD-dependent oxidoreductase, which yields MTCVVVGGGYAGIHAVTSIQKYVGTTSAKQTLRIILIDKNPYHLRKVLLFKPAVGEQEITVPLKKIFPQGVEIIQATVTNIETEHKRIQYQDSLSQKHCLKYDSLVLAVGSRIRKPNPAQGGIVLSDIESAREIQQKWRSNLYKARYEPDSALRSALMTIAVAGAGISGMETSAELAHSVRADAKALGLDPSEVKIVLLNSQNRLFKEGPAKVGRGLEHALVHRGVTIKHECKALKEAEGIVTLSNGETLPVGLCIWTLGLLPNPSVKNFGLPLTSEGCVIVDASYRVKGLQDVYCIGDCAHIIDPTSGKPDGKTCKEATAQAATLGRIILADRKGRRVPSHKSYMDFFCISLGPGQGIVWIRRWGLNLTVSGKLGWFIRKWTWDMASLIKR from the coding sequence ATGACATGTGTAGTGGTAGGAGGCGGATATGCAGGTATTCACGCTGTTACATCGATTCAAAAATATGTGGGTACTACATCTGCTAAACAAACGCTTCGGATTATATTGATTGATAAGAATCCATATCATCTTCGTAAAGTATTGCTTTTTAAACCAGCCGTTGGCGAGCAGGAGATTACCGTTCCGCTGAAAAAGATCTTTCCACAAGGTGTGGAAATTATTCAGGCCACGGTAACAAATATCGAGACGGAACATAAGAGAATTCAGTACCAAGACAGTCTGAGTCAGAAGCATTGTCTGAAGTATGATAGCCTCGTCCTTGCTGTAGGGAGTAGGATTCGTAAACCGAATCCAGCGCAAGGGGGGATTGTTTTAAGTGATATAGAGTCTGCAAGGGAAATCCAACAGAAATGGCGTTCCAATCTATATAAGGCGAGATATGAACCAGATTCGGCATTGCGGTCTGCACTCATGACAATTGCTGTGGCTGGCGCTGGCATTAGCGGAATGGAAACATCAGCTGAACTGGCGCATTCCGTTCGTGCCGATGCAAAAGCATTAGGACTCGACCCAAGTGAAGTGAAGATCGTTCTTTTGAATTCCCAGAATCGACTTTTCAAGGAAGGTCCAGCTAAAGTAGGTCGTGGATTGGAACACGCGCTTGTACACAGAGGCGTTACAATTAAACACGAGTGTAAGGCGTTAAAGGAAGCAGAGGGCATAGTCACGCTTTCAAACGGTGAAACGCTTCCAGTTGGTCTATGCATCTGGACATTGGGACTCTTGCCTAACCCATCTGTCAAGAATTTTGGGTTGCCTCTTACGAGTGAGGGATGCGTGATAGTAGATGCAAGTTATCGGGTGAAGGGACTTCAAGACGTATACTGTATTGGAGACTGTGCACATATTATCGATCCAACTAGTGGCAAGCCAGATGGAAAGACATGTAAGGAAGCTACAGCCCAGGCAGCAACACTTGGCCGGATTATATTAGCAGATAGGAAAGGCAGGCGGGTGCCATCACACAAAAGTTATATGGATTTCTTTTGTATATCCCTTGGTCCGGGACAGGGGATTGTTTGGATTAGACGATGGGGACTGAATCTGACGGTATCTGGGAAACTAGGCTGGTTCATTAGAAAATGGACGTGGGACATGGCGAGTTTGATTAAACGATAG